One Candidatus Margulisiibacteriota bacterium DNA segment encodes these proteins:
- the pstB gene encoding phosphate ABC transporter ATP-binding protein (ATP-binding protein; PstABCS is an ATP dependent phosphate uptake system which is responsible for inorganic phosphate uptake during phosphate starvation): HELKKDYTIVIVTHNMQQAARVADFTGFFLLGELVEFDVTGKIFTAPCDKRTEDYVTGRFG, translated from the coding sequence CATGAGCTCAAAAAAGATTATACGATCGTGATCGTGACCCACAATATGCAGCAAGCGGCCCGGGTCGCCGACTTCACCGGTTTTTTTCTCCTTGGCGAGCTGGTTGAATTTGACGTTACCGGGAAAATATTTACCGCGCCGTGCGACAAGCGGACCGAGGATTACGTGACCGGCAGGTTTGGCTAA